A genome region from Bemisia tabaci chromosome 3, PGI_BMITA_v3 includes the following:
- the LOC140223790 gene encoding fructose-bisphosphate aldolase-like, producing the protein MVTAGQSCPTKYTPADVAKATVTAFQRTVPVAVPGVTFLSGGQSEEEASVHLDAINKYPGKKPWTLTFSYGRALQASVLRAWGGKAENIKAAQDELLKRPKANGQACLGKYVAGSIPSLAAAKSNFVASHAY; encoded by the coding sequence ATGGTGACCGCTGGTCAGTCATGCCCAACCAAATACACTCCAGCTGATGTTGCAAAGGCCACAGTCACCGCCTTCCAACGCACAGTCCCTGTTGCCGTTCCAGGAGTTACCTTCTTATCCGGAGGACAGTCTGAAGAAGAAGCTTCTGTCCACCTAGACGCTATCAACAAATACCCCGGCaagaaaccatggaccctcacCTTCAGTTACGGTCGTGCCCTTCAGGCTTCCGTGCTCCGTGCATGGGGAGGCAAAGCGGAGAATATTAAGGCTGCCCAAGATGAATTACTGAAGAGACCCAAGGCTAACGGTCAAGCTTGTCTTGGCAAATATGTTGCGGGAAGTATCCCGAGCCTTGCCGCAGCCAAATCCAATTTTGTTGCCAGTCATGCGTATTAA